The Synchiropus splendidus isolate RoL2022-P1 chromosome 11, RoL_Sspl_1.0, whole genome shotgun sequence genome contains a region encoding:
- the LOC128766862 gene encoding protocadherin alpha-3-like isoform X11 → MQLHRIEIRIDDINDNAPTFRESEKVFNISESSFTGERYLLPAANDADTGSNSVKNYKLNQNEYFSLDVLKDEQHGESVELVLQKPLDREKLSVIHLTLAAVDGGKPARTGTIKITVNVIDTNDNVPIFTQTLYKTKVAENAPLYSPILTVQATDLDEGLNGEIVYSFIAKGSFNPENVFTIEPHTGEISLSGELDFEENAAYDIRVQARDKGTPSRSVHGKVLVEVIDVNDNVPEITITSLMSPVREDAEIGTVISLVTITDKDGGKNGVTNARILNSVPFKLQMNYKNYYALTVDGRLDRENTSKYDVTILCSDEGAPPLTSTSVISVEVSDVNDNPPKFLDSLVNVYVKENSEVGSSIAKITAVDNDAEENAKLTYLMLESSSKNNPITSVLSINSDTGDIVSLQSFDFEKLKTFQFRVQATDSGVPPLSSNVTVNVFILDENDNSPTILAPYSELGSVNSENIPYSAEAGYFVAKIRAVDTDSGYNALLSYHLSEPKGNNLFRIGTSSGEIRTKRRMSDNDLKTHPLVVLVSDNGEPSLSATVSIDVVVVESSADIQTQFRHVTMKEENFSDLNLYLLIAIVAVSSIFLLSLVTLIAVRCHRTDSDFSRYSPPMITTHPDGSWSYSKSTQQYDVCFSSDTLKSDVVVFPAPFPPVDAELISINGGDTFTRTQTLPNKEKPKAPSNDWRYSASLRAGGVMQSSVHMEESSVMQGAQGVLVQNWPTVSSAADPEGGEVSPPMGAGVDSNSWHFRYGPGGPGAPPQHLKPGDVPPEAFIIPGSPAIISIRQNQGEDDKSDFITFGKKEEAKKKKKKKKEGKKDKKDKGKDDGDE, encoded by the exons ATGCAGTTGCATCGAATAGAGATCCGGATCGATGACATTAACGATAACGCTCCTACTTTCCGTGAAAGTGAGAAGGTGTTTAACATATCAGAGTCGTCTTTCACCGGGGAACGGTATTTACTCCCGGCGGCAAATGACGCAGACACCGGCAGCAACTCGGTTAAAAACTACAAGCTGAACCAGAACGAATATTTCTCCCTGGACGTGTTGAAAGACGAACAGCACGGTGAATCTGTGGAACTGGTCCTGCAGAAACCCTTAGACCGAGAAAAACTGTCGGTTATTCACCTCACGCTCGCTGCTGTGGATGGAGGGAAACCCGCTCGGACTGGAACAATTAAAATCACGGTGAACGTGATTGATACGAACGATAATGTTCCAATATTCACTCAGACTTTATATAAAACTAaggtggctgaaaacgcgcctCTCTACTCGCCAATTCTGACAGTTCAAGCCACAGATTTAGATGAAGGACTGAACGGGGAGATAGTGTATTCGTTTATTGCAAAGGGAAGTTTTAATCCAGAAAATGTGTTTACCATTGAGCCACATACCGGAGAAATAAGTCTATCAGGGGAGTTAGATTTTGAAGAAAATGCAGCCTATGACATTCGCGTGCAGGCAAGAGACAAAGGAACACCGTCGCGCAGTGTCCACGGCAAAGTCCTGGTGGAAGTGATTGATGTGAACGATAATGTCCCAGAAATCACAATCACTTCACTCATGAGTCCAGTCAGAGAAGACGCAGAAATAGGGACAGTGATATCTTTAGTAACGATCACagacaaagatggaggaaaaaaCGGCGTGACTAACGCCAGAATACTCAACTCAGTTCCTTTTAAACTCCAAATGAACTATAAAAATTATTATGCACTGACAGTGGATGGTCGTTTAGACAGAGAGAATACTTCTAAATATGACGTCACGATTTTGTGTTCTGACGAAGGCGCCCCACCTCTCACCAGTACAAGCGTGATTTCTGTTGAGGTTTCTGATGTTAACGATAATCCACCTAAATTTTTAGACTCCTTAGTAAATGTCTATGTGAAGGAGAATAGTGAGGTGGGGTCCTCCATAGCCAAAATCACAGCTGTCGATAATGATGCAGAGGAAAATGCTAAATTGACATATTTAATGTTAGAGAGTAGTTCAAAAAATAACCCAATAACGTCAGTTTTAAGCATCAACTCAGACACAGGAGACATAGTCAGTCTGCAGTCGTTTGACTTTGAGAAGTTAAAAACCTTCCAGTTCAGAGTTCAGGCCACAGACTCTGGTgttcctcctctcagcagcaacgtgaccGTGAACGTTTTTATCCTGGATGAGAACGACAACAGCCCTACGATTCTGGCTCCCTATTCTGAGCTGGGTTCAGTGAACAGTGAGAACATTCCATATTCTGCTGAAGCAGGATACTTTGTGGCAAAGATCAGGGCTGTAGACACAGACTCTGGATACAACGCTCTGCTGTCTTATCACCTGTCTGAGCCCAAAGGAAACAACCTGTTCAGGATCGGAACCAGTAGTGGGGAGATCCGGACCAAGAGGAGAATGAGCGACAATGACCTGAAGACTCACCCCTTGGTGGTGCTGGTTTCTGATAATGGAGAACCCTCCCTGTCAGCGACTGTGTCTATCGATGTGGTGGTGGTTGAAAGCTCCGCTGACATCCAGACTCAGTTCAGACATGTGaccatgaaggaggagaacTTCTCTGATTTGAACTTGTACCTGCTGATCGCCATCGTGGCGGTGTCGTCCATCTTCCTGCTGAGTCTGGTGACCTTGATAGCGGTCAGATGTCACAGGACAGACAGTGATTTCAGCAGGTACAGCCCCCCCATGATCACCACCCACCCTGACGGGAGCTGGTCTTACTCCAAATCTACTCAGCAGTACGACGTGTGTTTCAGCTCAGACACACTCAAGAGTGACGTGGTGGTTTTCCCCGCCCCGTTTCCACCAGTAGATGCAGAACTGATCAGTATTAACGGAGGAGACACTTTTACTAGGACTCAGACTTTGCCAAACAAAGAGAAG CCAAAGGCCCCAAGCAATGACTGGAGATATTCAGCTTCACTGAGAGCCGGAGGAGTGATGCAGAG CTCTGTGCACATGGAGGAGTCGTCGGTAATGCAGGGAGCACAGGGGGTCCTTGTCCAGAACTGGCCCACTGTATCCAGTGCAGCGG ACCCTGAAGGAGGAGAGGTGTCGCCACCGATGGGAGCTGGTGTAGACAGTAACAGCTGGCACTTTCGCTATGGCCCAGGGGGCCCTGGGGCCCCCCCTCAACACCTGAAGCCTGGCGACGTTCCACCAGAAGCTTTCATCATCCCCGGATCCCCTGCCATAATTTCAATCAGACAAAATCAAGGAGAGGATGACAAGAGCGATTTTATCACCTTTGGAAAGAAAGAGgaggccaagaagaagaaaaagaagaagaaggagggaaagaaagacaagaaggACAAAGGCAAAGATGACGGAGATGAATAA
- the LOC128766862 gene encoding protocadherin alpha-3-like isoform X2: protein MTRHGRILIYWIYYFLPAFLLRSTASGPIVYSVTEESSAGTNVGNLAKDLHLDTQDLESRGFQISGPNAKYFEVDGKSGILLVKDRIDREQLCARSGKCSLEVEAIVNSPLNLFRFEVKISDINDNAPSFRVPGIVLNVSESAFLGERFTLPKAFDADVGGFSVKSYKLSQNDFFNLDVQNAGEHGASAEMVLQKALDREKLPVVKLVLTAVDGGKPPRSGSLNIVVNVQDVNDNIPVFDKTLYKATVRENTPPGAHVLSVHAHDLDEGPNGEIIYSFINHDGDNDVDLFQIDPETGDITVKGVLDHEINNAVEIRVQAKDKGHNPRASSCKVLVEITDINDNAPQISVTSLVDVVREDAPVDTMVGLLTVKDEDVNDNGAIQVRLADSGPFKIKNTYKNHYSLVVDGPLDRETNAIHNVTIIATDKGEPPLSGTSVITVHVSDVNDNPPQFDAAQIDIFVKENSQVGDVIHHLSVTDPDVGENAKVTYSITNKDKGHGAGSIINVNSDTGDIVSLQSFDFEKLKTFQFKVQATDSGVPPLSSNVTVNVFILDENDNSPTILAPYSELGSVNSENIPYSAEAGYFVAKIRAVDGDSGYNALLSYHLSEPKGNNLFRIGTSSGEIRTKRRMSDNDLKTHPLVVLVSDNGEPSLSATVSIDVVVVESSADIQTQFRHVTMKEENFSDLNLYLLIAIVAVSSIFLLSLVTLIAVRCHRTDSDFSRYSPPMITTHPDGSWSYSKSTQQYDVCFSSDTLKSDVVVFPAPFPPVDAELISINGGDTFTRTQTLPNKEKPKAPSNDWRYSASLRAGGVMQSSVHMEESSVMQGAQGVLVQNWPTVSSAADPEGGEVSPPMGAGVDSNSWHFRYGPGGPGAPPQHLKPGDVPPEAFIIPGSPAIISIRQNQGEDDKSDFITFGKKEEAKKKKKKKKEGKKDKKDKGKDDGDE, encoded by the exons ATGACTCGGCACGGACGAATCCTCATCTATtggatttattattttcttcctgCGTTTCTCCTCCGGAGCACCGCGAGCGGACCGATTGTGTATTCGGTCACGGAGGAATCGAGTGCGGGAACAAATGTTGGCAATCTGGCGAAGGATTTACATCTTGATACACAGGATTTGGAATCACGGGGCTTTCAGATATCTGGACCTAACGCGAAGTACTTCGAGGTGGATGGCAAAAGCGGCATACTTCTGGTGAAAGACAGAATCGACCGGGAGCAGTTGTGCGCTCGGAGCGGGAAATGCTCGCTCGAGGTGGAAGCTATTGTGAACTCTCCTCTCAATCTGTTCAGatttgaggtgaaaatatcgGACATCAATGATAACGCACCCTCTTTTAGGGTTCCGGGAATTGTCTTGAATGTGTCAGAATCAGCTTTTCTCGGCGAAAGGTTCACGCTGCCCAAAGCCTTCGATGCTGACGTGGGCGGATTTTCCGTTAAAAGCTATAAGCTGAGCCAAAATGATTTTTTCAATCTCGACGTACAGAACGCCGGGGAACATGGAGCGTCGGCGGAAATGGTTTTACAAAAAGCTTTGGATCGCGAAAAGCTCCCCGTTGTCAAACTCGTGCTGACGGCCGTCGATGGTGGCAAACCCCCTCGCTCAGGCTCCTTAAACATCGTCGTTAATGTGCAGGATGTGAACGATAACATTCCTGTATTTGATAAAACGCTTTATAAAGCCACAGTGAGAGAAAACACGCCACCAGGCGCACACGTCCTCTCTGTTCATGCGCATGATTTAGACGAGGGCCCAAACGGGGAGATAATATATTCCTTTATCAACCATGACGGTGATAATGATGTTGACTTGTTTCAAATCGACCCAGAAACAGGTGATATAACAGTGAAGGGCGTTTTGGATCATGAAATAAACAACGCGGTTGAAATTCGTGTGCAGGCGAAAGATAAAGGCCATAATCCAAGAGCATCTTCTTGCAAAGTCTTAGTGGAGATTACAGATATAAATGATAATGCACCACAAATATCTGTCACTTCTTTAGTGGATGTGGTGAGGGAGGATGCACCCGTTGACACCATGGTTGGCCTTCTGACTGTAAAGGACGAAGATGTCAATGATAATGGGGCAATTCAAGTTAGACTAGCAGATTCAGGTCcattcaaaattaaaaatacttatAAAAATCACTACTCTTTGGTAGTAGATGGGCCTCTTGATAGAGAAACGAATGCTATACACAACGTAACAATAATAGCAACTGATAAAGGAGAGCCACCTCTTTCAGGGACGAGTGTAATCACAGTTCATGTTTCTGATGTTAATGACAACCCTCCTCAGTTTGATGCTGCTcaaattgacatttttgtcaAGGAAAACAGCCAAGTTGGTGATGTTATCCATCACCTGTCTGTAACTGACCCTGATGTAGGTGAAAATGCTAAAGTAACATATTCAATAACAAATAAAGACAAAGGTCATGGAGCTGGATCGATAATCAATGTTAATTCAGACACAGGCGACATAGTCAGTCTGCAGTCGTTTGACTTTGAGAAGTTGAAAACCTTCCAGTTCAAAGTTCAGGCCACAGACTCTGGTgttcctcctctcagcagcaacgtgaccGTGAACGTTTTTATCCTGGATGAGAACGACAACAGCCCTACGATTCTGGCTCCCTATTCTGAGCTGGGTTCAGTGAACAGTGAGAACATTCCGTATTCTGCTGAAGCAGGATACTTTGTGGCCAAGATCAGGGCTGTAGACGGAGACTCTGGATACAACGCTCTGCTGTCTTATCACCTGTCTGAGCCCAAAGGAAACAACCTGTTCAGGATTGGAACCAGTAGTGGAGAGATCCGGACCAAGAGGAGAATGAGCGACAATGACCTGAAGACTCACCCTTTGGTGGTGCTGGTTTCTGATAATGGAGAACCCTCCCTGTCAGCGACTGTGTCTATCGATGTGGTGGTGGTTGAAAGCTCCGCTGACATCCAGACTCAGTTCAGACATGTGaccatgaaggaggagaacTTCTCTGATTTGAACTTGTACCTGCTGATCGCCATCGTGGCGGTGTCGTCCATCTTCCTGCTGAGTCTGGTGACCTTGATAGCGGTCAGATGTCACAGGACAGACAGTGATTTCAGCAGGTACAGCCCCCCCATGATCACCACCCACCCTGACGGGAGCTGGTCTTACTCCAAATCTACTCAGCAGTACGACGTGTGTTTCAGCTCAGACACACTCAAGAGTGACGTGGTGGTTTTCCCCGCCCCGTTTCCACCTGTAGATGCTGAATTGATCAGTATTAACGGAGGAGACACTTTTACCAGGACTCAGACTTTACCTAACAAAGAGAAG CCAAAGGCCCCAAGCAATGACTGGAGATATTCAGCTTCACTGAGAGCCGGAGGAGTGATGCAGAG CTCTGTGCACATGGAGGAGTCGTCGGTAATGCAGGGAGCACAGGGGGTCCTTGTCCAGAACTGGCCCACTGTATCCAGTGCAGCGG ACCCTGAAGGAGGAGAGGTGTCGCCACCGATGGGAGCTGGTGTAGACAGTAACAGCTGGCACTTTCGCTATGGCCCAGGGGGCCCTGGGGCCCCCCCTCAACACCTGAAGCCTGGCGACGTTCCACCAGAAGCTTTCATCATCCCCGGATCCCCTGCCATAATTTCAATCAGACAAAATCAAGGAGAGGATGACAAGAGCGATTTTATCACCTTTGGAAAGAAAGAGgaggccaagaagaagaaaaagaagaagaaggagggaaagaaagacaagaaggACAAAGGCAAAGATGACGGAGATGAATAA
- the LOC128766862 gene encoding protocadherin alpha-3-like isoform X13, which yields MTRHGRILIYWIYYFLPAFLLRSTASGPIVYSVTEESSAGTNVGNLAKDLHLDTQDLESRGFQISGPNAKYFEVDGKSGILLVKDRIDREQLCARSGKCSLEVEAIVNSPLNLFRFEVKISDINDNAPSFRVPGIVLNVSESAFLGERFTLPKAFDADVGGFSVKSYKLSQNDFFNLDVQNAGEHGASAEMVLQKALDREKLPVVKLVLTAVDGGKPPRSGSLNIVVNVQDVNDNIPVFDKTLYKATVRENTPPGAHVLSVHAHDLDEGPNGEIIYSFINHDGDNDVDLFQIDPETGDITVKGVLDHEINNAVEIRVQAKDKGHNPRASSCKVLVEITDINDNAPQISVTSLVDVVREDAPVDTMVGLLTVKDEDVNDNGAIQVRLADSGPFKIKNTYKNHYSLVVDGPLDRETNAIHNVTIIATDKGEPPLSGTSVITVHVSDVNDNPPQFDAAQIDIFVKENSQVGDVIHHLSVTDPDVGENAKVTYSITNKDKGHGAGSIINVNSDTGDIVSLQSFDFEKLKTFQFKVQATDSGVPPLSSNVTVNVFILDENDNSPTILAPYSELGSVNSENIPYSAEAGYFVAKIRAVDGDSGYNALLSYHLSEPKGNNLFRIGTSSGEIRTKRRMSDNDLKTHPLVVLVSDNGEPSLSATVSIDVVVVESSADIQTQFRHVTMKEENFSDLNLYLLIAIVAVSSIFLLSLVTLIAVRCHRTDSDFSRYSPPMITTHPDGSWSYSKSTQQYDVCFSSDTLKSDVVVFPAPFPPVDAELISINGGDTFTRTQTLPNKEKPKAPSNDWRYSASLRAGGVMQRP from the exons ATGACTCGGCACGGACGAATCCTCATCTATtggatttattattttcttcctgCGTTTCTCCTCCGGAGCACCGCGAGCGGACCGATTGTGTATTCGGTCACGGAGGAATCGAGTGCGGGAACAAATGTTGGCAATCTGGCGAAGGATTTACATCTTGATACACAGGATTTGGAATCACGGGGCTTTCAGATATCTGGACCTAACGCGAAGTACTTCGAGGTGGATGGCAAAAGCGGCATACTTCTGGTGAAAGACAGAATCGACCGGGAGCAGTTGTGCGCTCGGAGCGGGAAATGCTCGCTCGAGGTGGAAGCTATTGTGAACTCTCCTCTCAATCTGTTCAGatttgaggtgaaaatatcgGACATCAATGATAACGCACCCTCTTTTAGGGTTCCGGGAATTGTCTTGAATGTGTCAGAATCAGCTTTTCTCGGCGAAAGGTTCACGCTGCCCAAAGCCTTCGATGCTGACGTGGGCGGATTTTCCGTTAAAAGCTATAAGCTGAGCCAAAATGATTTTTTCAATCTCGACGTACAGAACGCCGGGGAACATGGAGCGTCGGCGGAAATGGTTTTACAAAAAGCTTTGGATCGCGAAAAGCTCCCCGTTGTCAAACTCGTGCTGACGGCCGTCGATGGTGGCAAACCCCCTCGCTCAGGCTCCTTAAACATCGTCGTTAATGTGCAGGATGTGAACGATAACATTCCTGTATTTGATAAAACGCTTTATAAAGCCACAGTGAGAGAAAACACGCCACCAGGCGCACACGTCCTCTCTGTTCATGCGCATGATTTAGACGAGGGCCCAAACGGGGAGATAATATATTCCTTTATCAACCATGACGGTGATAATGATGTTGACTTGTTTCAAATCGACCCAGAAACAGGTGATATAACAGTGAAGGGCGTTTTGGATCATGAAATAAACAACGCGGTTGAAATTCGTGTGCAGGCGAAAGATAAAGGCCATAATCCAAGAGCATCTTCTTGCAAAGTCTTAGTGGAGATTACAGATATAAATGATAATGCACCACAAATATCTGTCACTTCTTTAGTGGATGTGGTGAGGGAGGATGCACCCGTTGACACCATGGTTGGCCTTCTGACTGTAAAGGACGAAGATGTCAATGATAATGGGGCAATTCAAGTTAGACTAGCAGATTCAGGTCcattcaaaattaaaaatacttatAAAAATCACTACTCTTTGGTAGTAGATGGGCCTCTTGATAGAGAAACGAATGCTATACACAACGTAACAATAATAGCAACTGATAAAGGAGAGCCACCTCTTTCAGGGACGAGTGTAATCACAGTTCATGTTTCTGATGTTAATGACAACCCTCCTCAGTTTGATGCTGCTcaaattgacatttttgtcaAGGAAAACAGCCAAGTTGGTGATGTTATCCATCACCTGTCTGTAACTGACCCTGATGTAGGTGAAAATGCTAAAGTAACATATTCAATAACAAATAAAGACAAAGGTCATGGAGCTGGATCGATAATCAATGTTAATTCAGACACAGGCGACATAGTCAGTCTGCAGTCGTTTGACTTTGAGAAGTTGAAAACCTTCCAGTTCAAAGTTCAGGCCACAGACTCTGGTgttcctcctctcagcagcaacgtgaccGTGAACGTTTTTATCCTGGATGAGAACGACAACAGCCCTACGATTCTGGCTCCCTATTCTGAGCTGGGTTCAGTGAACAGTGAGAACATTCCGTATTCTGCTGAAGCAGGATACTTTGTGGCCAAGATCAGGGCTGTAGACGGAGACTCTGGATACAACGCTCTGCTGTCTTATCACCTGTCTGAGCCCAAAGGAAACAACCTGTTCAGGATTGGAACCAGTAGTGGAGAGATCCGGACCAAGAGGAGAATGAGCGACAATGACCTGAAGACTCACCCTTTGGTGGTGCTGGTTTCTGATAATGGAGAACCCTCCCTGTCAGCGACTGTGTCTATCGATGTGGTGGTGGTTGAAAGCTCCGCTGACATCCAGACTCAGTTCAGACATGTGaccatgaaggaggagaacTTCTCTGATTTGAACTTGTACCTGCTGATCGCCATCGTGGCGGTGTCGTCCATCTTCCTGCTGAGTCTGGTGACCTTGATAGCGGTCAGATGTCACAGGACAGACAGTGATTTCAGCAGGTACAGCCCCCCCATGATCACCACCCACCCTGACGGGAGCTGGTCTTACTCCAAATCTACTCAGCAGTACGACGTGTGTTTCAGCTCAGACACACTCAAGAGTGACGTGGTGGTTTTCCCCGCCCCGTTTCCACCTGTAGATGCTGAATTGATCAGTATTAACGGAGGAGACACTTTTACCAGGACTCAGACTTTACCTAACAAAGAGAAG CCAAAGGCCCCAAGCAATGACTGGAGATATTCAGCTTCACTGAGAGCCGGAGGAGTGATGCAGAG ACCCTGA